The following nucleotide sequence is from Austwickia chelonae.
AGAAGGAAAAGGCATGAACGACCTCCGCCGCGGAGAACGCCTGGCGACAGCGAACCAGAAGCCCGGCGACGAGTTCTACCGCCCCCGGTCAGCTCTGTGGTGGTTCTATCTGATCAGCTGCGCACTGTGCGGAATCGCGCTCGCCGTCTTCCTGTGGCCCCGGGTCGCCCCGCCAGCGGGGACGCTGCTGTTGACCTCGCCGTTGTCCCTGGGAGGTGTAGCGCTCTTCGTCCTGGCGATGGCGGCCTGTGATCCCTACCGGGCCCGTCGCCCCCGGATCATGCTGGCCGCCTTCGTCAGCGGGGCCACGATCGCCGCCTACCTGTCCGTGAAGGTCAATGCGGCTCTCCCGGTCGTCGTCCTGCACCTGCTGGGCGAACAGTCAGCCCAGCAATGGTTCGCCGGATTAGTGGGGCCGACGTCCGAGGAATGGATGAAGACGGCCTGCATCCTGCTCGTGATGCTCATCGCCCGGGAAACGATGACGAGACCGATGCACGGGCTGATGGTGGGTGGTTTCGTCGGTCTCGGTTTCCAGGTCCTGGAAAACCTTTCCTACCTGGCCAAAGGCGCATTGGACAGCCCGGACAGCGATATCAAGGGGCTCCTCCTGGTGGGATTCGTGCGCTTCTTCAGTGGTTTCACGTCACACCAGCTGTACAGCGCGATCATCGGGGTCGGGGTCGCCGTCCTGCTCGGTCGTGTCGTCGGAGACAAGTGGTCCTTGAACCGTCGTCTTCTGGTCTTCACCGGTTTCTACGCGCTGGGTTGGTTCATCCACTTCCTGTGGAACTCGCCGGCCCCGACAGCCTGGGGCAACGCCGGTGTCATCGCCTTGATGCCGGTCAAGATCGCCTGCTACCTGGCAATGCTCACGCCGGTGCTGCGCTGGGTATGGCGGCAGGAACGCGACTACCTCCGGGCCGCCGCGAGCGCGGTCACCGGCGATCAGCTGGATGAACTCGAAAATGCGGCGATCGGTGATCGGCGCACCCGTAGATCCTTCGTGAAGGAGACCCGACGTCGGGGAGGACGTAGCGGGGTGCGCCGTGCCCGTCATGAGATGCGGATCTACCTGGAGCGGCTCCAGGAGTGGGGCCGTTGCAGTGCTGGTGCCGACACGCCTGGCATTCGGAAGACCTTATAAGTCAACGGTTTTCGTTGAAAAATAGGATTTTGTCCATCTTTGGTGGAATGCTGGAATAGCTGCCCCCAAGGCCAGGTCTGGCCTCGGCAAAGAAAGACAAGATCCTGGCCGGTCCCCCGCTGCGCCGTCCCGGGCGCTCCTACTCTGTTCGCGTCCGAAGATGCACCGCAGCCGAGAGGAGCCCCAGCACATGTCCAAGTCCAGCAGGAAAGGCCGCCTCCTGAGTGTGGCAGCAGCAACGATGCTTGTCGGTGGATTGCTCACCCCCTGCACCACCCACGCCTCACCACCAGCAGACCCGACGCCATCGCCTCGGATCATCGGCGGTGTTCAAGCCGAGGAGAACGAGTTCCCGTTCATGGTGTCGATCCAGGCCGGGGAACGGCACTTCTGCGGGGGGTCGCTCATCGACGCGAACACCGTACTGACCGCAGCCCACTGCGTCAGCGAGAGGGTCGGCAGCACAGCCCAGGGCGTGAACCTGGTGATCGGCCGGACGACTCTCTCCGACTCCTCCCAAGGAATCACCCGCAAGATCAAGGTCGTCAACGGTCAGGCCGACATCACCATCCATCCCCGGTACGCCGTGATCGCCGGTTACGACGCAGCGTTACTGCGGCTGAACGAACCTGTCCACGGGATCACCCCGGTAGCGCTACCCCCGCGAGGAGCAACCGGCCTGACCACCTCCGGTCGGGCGACCGTCATCGGTTGGGGAACCGTCGACCCGTCAGGTGAACGAGACATGCCTGACGGGCTGCGCAAGGTCACCATTCCGCTGCACTCGACAGCGGCCTGCGCCGAGGACGGCGGCCACGAGTACAACGCAGCCACCGACCTGTGTGGCGGGTCCGCCGGTAAGGGGGCTTGTTTCTCCGACAGCGGCGGCCCCTTGGTACGTCGGCATGCCGGTCGTCTCTACCAGATCGGGATCGTCAGCTGGGGCAAGGCCTGCGGGCATGCCGAGCACCACTCGTTCTTCACCTCGACGGCCTCCTCGACATTGTGGAACACCTTCAGGTCGTGACCATCGGCTGATCGATCGCGAAGGTGGGCCTGGCCGTGCCGGTGCACGGCCAGGCCCACCTTGACGAGAGAGCTCAGGTCAGCGGCTCGAACCGGCTCGTGAAGAAACGCAGAGTAGGCGACTCGTAGACGAACTTCAGGCCCTTGATGTGCTCACGGTTCCGGTAACACTCGATGACCGCATCGGCCACGACATCCATGTGCCGGTCGGTGTAGACCCGGCGCGGGATCGTCAGGCGCACCAGCTCCAGGGCCGGGAAACGGTCCTTGCCGTCGGCCCCCCGCCCCGAGGACACATTGCCGCGCTCCATCGAACGCACCCCGGACTCGACGTACAGCTCCGCGGCCAGGGCCTGCGCCGGATACTCCTCCTGGGGGACGTGCGGCAGGAAGCGGCGCGCGTCGAGGAAGACCGCGTGCCCGCCGATCGGCTCCACGATCGGGATGCCCGCTTCGAGGAGACGTTCACCCAGGTAACGGACCTGTCCGATGCGGTGCGCCAGGTAGTGGTCGTCGACGGCCTCGCGCAGCCCGACCGCCATCGCCTCCAGGTCGCGCCCGGCCAGCCCGCCGTACGACGGCATGCCCTCGAAGACGACGACGAGTTCGCGGGCTGCGACGAGGATCCTCTCGTCGCGCATGGCGAGGAAACCACCGATGTTGACCAGGCAGTCCTTCTTGCCCGACATGGTCAGCCCGTCGAAATAGGACAGCTGTTCCTTGACGATCTCGGCGCAGGACTTGTCGGCATAGCCTTCTTCACGTTCTTGGATGAAGTAGGCGTTCTCGGCGAGCCGGGTCGCGTCCGACCACATGATGATCTTGTGGTCGTCGCACACCCTGCGGACGGCGCGGATGTTCTCCATGGAGACCGGCTGCCCACCGGCCAGGTTCACGGTGAGCGCCACATTGATGTAGGCGATCTTGTCGGCGCCGACCTCGTCGATCAATTTCTGGAACTTGTCCAGGTCGACATTTCCCTTGAAGGGGTGCGGGGCGGTGGGGTCGTGGGCCTCGTCGATGATGACGTCGTGGAAGGTGGCACCGGCCATCTCCTGGTGCAGGCGCGTGGTGGTGAAGTACATATTGCCCGGCACGTGCATGCCCGGCTTGATGAGGATGCGGCTGATCAGATGCTCGGCGCCCCGCCCCTGGTGGGTGGGGACGACGTACGGGAAGCCGTAGACCTCTTCGACGGCCTCCTTGAGCAGGTCGAAGGACTTCGCCCCGGCGTAGGCCTCGTCGCCGACCATCATGTGCGCCCACTGCTGGTCACTCATCGCGGAGGTTCCGGAGTCGGTGAGCAGGTCGATGTAGCAGAGCTTGGAAGGCAGCAGGAAGGTGTTGTATCCGGCGTCCTTGATGGCCTGTTCGCGCTGGGCGCGAGTGGTCATCGTGAGGGGCTCGACGGTCTTGATCCGATAGGGCTCAGCGGCCTGGGTGCGTACGGGTGACATCACAGCCTCCTGACATGTGCACGGGGCGAAGGATTTTCGGGCACTTCACGTATCTCGATGCCACTCATCCTGGCATTGCGTCCACTCTTTCGTCAGCAGATTGTGCAGGTTGTCCACAACATCGGCGTGTCAGCTCGAAATAGTGTGCATTGCGTTCAGCCATAGCGACCAGCGCAACCGGCACCCTGGCGAATCGACCAGGAAAATACTTCTCAGACATCAGTTTTCACTTGATGTCCGGGGTCCGCCGACCTTCTCCGGCCACTCCCCCCGAGAGGACTCCCGCACCGCAGGAACAGCCGCGAGCGCCACGATCAGCAAGGCCGAAACCACCCCGAGCGCGCGCAAGACACCGACGTGATCGCCCAGCCATCCGAGGCCGGGCGGGCCCATCAGGAAGGCCCCGTAGGCGATGGTGGAGACGACGCTCATCCGGGTCGCGGCCCGGGCCGGATCGTCGGCGGCAGCGCTCATCCCGACCGGGAAGCCCAAGGAGACCCCGATCCCCCAGATCGCCGCCCCGAGGTAGGCCAGTGGTGCGCTGCCGAAGACCACCAGGAGTGACCCCGCCCCGGCGAGGACGAACAGCGACCGGAGGACAGGTACCCGGCCGTACCTGTCGAGCAGAGGCGCGCCGAACCATCGTCCGGCCGTCATGAACCCCAGGAAGACGGCGAACCCGAGCACGCCGGCCCACTGCGGCAGGTGGTAGCCGTCGATGAAGGCCACCGACAGCCAGTCGTTCGCGGCCCCCTCGGTGAAGGCGGCGACCATGGTGACCAGGCCGATGAGCAGGGTGCGCGGCTCGCGCCAGGCCGATCCGCCCGCCGATGGGTCGACTGCCGTCGTCGCGGACGGCTCAGGTTCGTACGGCTCAGGTTCGTACGGCTCAGGTTCGTCCGTCTCTTCAGCGCGGGGGAGGAAGGAGCGCACGCAGAGGGCCACCGCGAGAAAGATCAACGGCGCCGCCACCCAGAAGTGCGCCACGATCGGCACCCGAGCGGCGGTCAGCCCGGAGGACAGGAGCGCCGAGAGCACCGTGCCCAGGCTGAATGCTGCGTGATAGCGAGACATGATCGTGCGGCCCAGGTGGTGTTCGACTGCGGCACCTTCGATGTTCATCGAGACGTCCCAGACACCGATGCCGAGCATCGACAGGAAAAGCGGCAGCATCGTGGCCGGGACGGAATGATGCACCCCGGCGGTGAATCCGACGACCATCAGCGCGGACAAGGTGAGGGCAGCACCTGTGCGGACCGACCAGGCCGCACCATAGCGATGCACCAGGCGGCCGGCGAAGGGCAACCCGATGAGTGAACCGGCCGACCCGATCAGCATGAGCAGGCCCAGCTGCCCTGGCGTCAGCCCCAGGTCTTCCCGGAGGGTGGGGATCCGCCCGGCCCAGGTCGCGAAGGTCCACCCGTTGATCGCGAAGACGAGGCTCGTGGCGACCTTGGCCGCTTCGAGCCTCTCCGGGGCGTGACCGGGCAGGGGCACGACTGTCATCCTGTCAGGTCGAGTCGTTCCCGCAACCCGTCGATGCCCTCGATGCCCTCGAAAAGATGGGTGTTCACTCCCCCAGGACGCGATCCAGGTACGGGTTCGCGAAGAGCCGCCCCGGATCGACCCGGTCACGCACTCGCACCGCGTCACCGAACCGCGGATACAAAGCCGCCAACCGCTCTGCTGTCAACCGGTGCAGCTTGCCCCAGTGCGGGCGGCCGTCATGACGCTCCATGACGTCCTCGAAGACGCGGAACACCCGGGTGTGGTCCTGACCGACGTACTGATGCACCGCGATATAAGCCGTCTCCCGCCCCGACCCCGTCGACAACCACAGATCATCCGCCGCCGAATAACGCACCTCCAAAGGAAAAGTCACCGGCTCTCCCGTCCGTTCGAACCAATCCCGCAGGAAAACCAGGATCTCCCCGACCGCATCCCGCGGCACCGCGTACTCGCTCTCCCGGAAACGAACCGTCCGCGGCGAGACGAACACCCGATGCGACACATCGGTGTACTCCCGACGGGAAATAACCTTCGCCCCTATCTGATTCACCGCAGGCACCCACGACGGACGCAGCGTCGCAGCCCGATTCGCCGCCGCGAACAAACGGTTGTCGACGACGTCGTCGGCCCACCGCCGACGCCACTCCGGCAGAGGAGCACCCGACCGGTCCTCCGGAGGCAAGCGGTCGTTCCGCTTCACCAGGCAGGAATCCGTGTGCGGGAACCAGAAGAACTCCACATGGTCGCGCTCCGTCATCACCTCGTCCAAACGAGGAAGCAGCTCCGAAAGCTTCTCCGGCGACTCCACCGCCCGCACCCGGAAAGCCGGCACGCAGCCGAGCTCGACCTCGACGACGACGCCGAAGGCCCCCAGGCCCACGCAGGCCGCCGCGAACAGCTCCGGCTCCTCCGTCCGCGAACACGCCACCACCCGCCCGTCGGCCATCACCATCCGCAAACCCGTCACGAAGGAAGACAGACCACCGAACACGGCCCCGGTACCGTGAGTGCCCGTACTGATCGCTCCCGCGATCGTCTGCGCATCGATATCGCCGAGATTCGGCACCGCCAGCCCTGCCTCGTCCAGCAGCGCGTTCAACGCGTGCAATGTCGTCCCCGCCCCGACCCGCACCCGGATGCCCGCCTCATCGACCACGACCTCCCGCAGGCCTGCCACCCCTGACAGGTCGAGGAGGACCCCATCGGTGTATGCCGCCCCGGTGAACGAATGCCCCGCCCCGACCGCTTTGACCCGTAGCCCTTCCGCCGCGGCCTCCGACAACACGGCCGCAACCTCGTCCTCGTCCCGAGCAGACACCCGCCGAGCAGGGAAAGCCTCCACCGTGCCCGCCCAATTACGCCAGGGCGCCACCTCCTCGGACCACGAAACCCCCTCCGTCGCGAAACCACCCGTCGACAACGACCCACGCATCATTCCTGTACCTCCTCGTCAGGCCCGGCCACCCGGCAACCGGTATCCGTCGTATACGGCGACAACTCAACCGAAAGAACGCCCCTCCCCCCGATAGGTCGGCACCATGCCGTGCCATCGGCCGCCCTCCACCAGAGAGACCTGGCCGAAACGCTCCAGGGGCTCCCCCGCCTTCGTCGGACGCAACCACACCAGCTCCCCCACCTGCGGAATATGCGCACCCCGCGCCACCCGCAGCGGCGTCTGCACCTCCCCTGCCCCCTCAGCAGCCGTCAACCGCAGACCAGTCGGCCACACCGGACGAGGAAGCCGCGAGCGCCCCGCCGCGCCCGAGGCGACATATCCCCCTCCGAAGACCGTCACCATCCCAGGAGCCGGACGGCGCACCACCGGCACCACGACGAACAACGCCGGACGCGGCGACCATCCCCGATAACCGTCGAAAGCCGTCGGCGCATACAGCCCCGACCCGGCTGCGACCTCCGTCAGGCACGGGTCCGCGCCGGTCACCCGCAGGCTTCCCGACCCGCCACCGTTGACCAGACGCAGCGGCGGCACGCCCAACCGCTCCAGTTCAGCCGCGACCGCTGCGACCACCTCGCCCCGGCGCATCCGCAATTCCCGATCCGACAAAGCCTTGACCGCACGCACCGCCATCGAACGATCCGGCAATCCTGCGATCTGGGCGTCGTAGAACATCAACCCGGCCACCTGGCATCCCGGACGGGTCGCCACCCGCCGGGCCAAGGCCACCACCTGCTCCGGGGTCCGCAGCGGCGAGCGCCGTGCCCCGAGATGGGCCGGGCCGATGCGGAGGGAGGCGTCGACGTCGAGGCAGATCTGGACCGGGGCTGCGGTGTCGGTGGTGTCGCCCAGTTGGTTTTCGTCGTCGATCATGACGGTGATCCGTTGGGCGGCTGTGGCGGAGGAGGTCAGTCGGGCCCAGGCAGTCCGGTCCGTGCTCGGGTAGGCGACCAGGACGTCGTGGAAGGTGCTGTCCGGGCTGTCGGCGAGCCAGAGTGCTTCGGCCAGGGAGAAGGCCATCAGTCCGGCGAATCCGGGGAGTGCGAGGGTTCGTTCGAGGAGTGGTCGGCAGCGTACCGATTTGGTGGCGACCCGGATGAGGCGTCCGGCGGCGCAGGTGCGGAGGAGTTCGGCGTTGGCGGTGAAAGCGGTGAGGTCGACGACTGCGGCCGGTGCATTGACGCGTCCGGTGGCGTGGGCGGTGTGCACGGCGGCGCGGATGTCCTCGCCGGGTTCGCCGCGGTGGGCGTTCACGGGGGGGTGGCTCCTTCGGCTGGGGATGTGCGGCCGGTTGGGCACAGCGTACGGTGCGTCGGCCTGTCGTTCGACGAGTCGGCGCGTCGGTTAACGTGATCGGTGGGGTCCGGTGCGCTGATCCGCCGGGGGTGGTGTCCGGTGGCGTGGCTGCGGGTGGGGTGCGGCCCGGTGGCAGGTGGGCCCCTCGAAGGCATCCGTAGATCCGTTGACCCTGGAGGGCAGCCGAGTGGCTTACCGTCGTTCACCGAAGGAAATCGAGCAGATGCGTCCGGCTGGTGAGTTCGTGGCGCAGGTCCTGGAGGATCTGTGTTCTCGGGTCGCGGTGGGGACCAATCTGTTGGAGATCGACGAGTGGGCTCATGAGGCGATCCGGGCCCGGGGTGCGATCAGTTGTTATCTGGACTATCACCCGTCCTTCGGGGGTTCACCGTTCGGGCATGTCATCTGCACATCGGTGAATGACGCTGTCTTGCATGGGCTGCCGCACGATTACGCCTTGCGGGACGGTGATCTGCTCAGCCTGGATTTCGCGGTGTCGGTCGACGGCTGGGTGAGTGATTCGGCGCGCAGCGTCATCGTGGGCACTCCGCGCCCGCAGGATCAACGGTTGATCGCGACCACGGAGGAGGCCTTGGCGGCGGGGATCGCGACGGCGCGGGCGGGAAAGCGGTTGGGGGATGTGTCGGCGGCGATCGGTGCGGTGTGTCGTCTGGCCGGGTATTCGGTGAATCTGAAGTTCGGGGGGCACGGGGTGGGCCGGACGATGCATCAGGAGCCGCATGTGCCGAACAACGGTTTCCGCGGTCAGGGGATCACGTTGCGGCCGGGGCTGGTGCTCGCATTGGAGCCGTGGCTGTTGCACAGCACTGCGCAGGTGGTGACAGACCCTGACGGGTGGACCTTGCGCAGTGTCGACGGGTCACGGGGCGCACATTCGGAGCACACGATCGCAGTCACGAAGGGGGATCCTCTCGTGTTGACCGCCCGTCCTGGTGCGTGACCGGGGGTTCAGCGGTCGGGTGCGTCCGATGTGGAGTGTGTCCGTCGGTCAGCTGAACCGTTGGTGGGCGACGTCGATGACGAGTCGTACTTTGCCGCCCTCGTCGATGACGTGAACGTTGAAAGGCAGTTCTTCGCGGACGCCGATGCCGATGGTGGTCATGCCTTCGAAGCTTCCGGCCCAGGCGACCTGTTTGAAGGCGGCGTAGCCGGTGACATCGGAGAGTTCGTTCTTGTCCGCGGGGATGAAGGTCGGCTGGGCTGAGGCGTCGTAGGAGGCTGCGCCGACCCCGACCGTCAAGAAGGCTCCTCCGCGGAGGGTGACGGGTTTGCCGGAGCCGTCCTGCAGGACGCGGGGCACGTACCGCACCTGATAGCCGGGTTTCTTGCTGGCGTCGCCGGACAGGTCGATGACGAGCCGGTCGAAGCAGTCCTGTTTTCCGGTGCGGACTCCGGTGACGGTCAGTTTCGACAGTGCGGTGTCGCCCGGTGTGGTCAGCGCGCCCTCGAAGGTGCATTTCTGGGTGCTGCTGGTCGTGGCACCGACCGTGGGCAGGGAGGACGAGGAGGTGGAGCTGCTGGACGACGAGGTCATCGACGAGGTCGATGCCGTGTTGGCCATCTTCTCCTGCCCGCCACCGCAGGATGCCACCACCAGTGGCAGACAGATCACGGCGAGGGCTCGCGCCAGCCGGGTCGCAGCTGGGATGCGCAGAGCGCGTGGTGTTGCCGTGCTCGTGCTCACCTGGTGAGTGTCGCACCTCGTGCTCATCTCGGACTCCTCCGTGGTCGACGTCAGCCGGTCAGGCGTCGTCTTTCATACCAGAATCGGCGTAGGCTCCCGGCACTCTCAAGCGCGTGGCAGTGATCGTGACGCCTTGGTGACCTGACTGCAGCCATTCGGTGACCGTTATCGCCGTTGATCGAACGGGGGCGATGATAGTTGCCCGACCCCCTGTGAAGGAGCTGATCCCATGTCCGACACGCTGCTTTTCCCCGACGATTTCCTGTGGGGCGGCGCAACAGCCGCCAACCAGATCGAAGGCGCCTACGACGTCGACGGGAAAGGCCTGTCGATCCGGGACGTGATGCCGCACGGCGGGCTGGCCGGGCCGCCCAGCGAAGCACCCACCGAGGACAATCTCACCCTGGTGGGGGTCGACTTCTACCACCGGTACGCCCAGGACATCGCCCTGTTCGCGGAGATGGGATTCACCGTCTTCCGGTTCTCCATCGCGTGGTCGCGGATCTTCCCCCGCGGTGACGAGAGCGAACCGAACGAGGCCGGGCTGGCGTTCTACGACCGGGTGCTCGACGAACTGGAGAAGCACGGTATCGAGCCGCTGGTCACCATCAGTCATTACGAGACGCCCCTGGTGCTGGCCCGCGAGTACGGCGGATGGACGAACCGCCGACTGGTGGACTTCTACGAACGGTACTGCCGGGTGCTCTTCGAACGGTACGGCGAGCGGGTGAAGTACTGGTTGACCTTCAACGAGATCAACTCGGTGGTGCATGCGCCGTTCATGTCCGGGGGGATCCCCACCCCGAAGGAGGAACTGACCGCCACCGACCTGTACCAGGCGATCCACCACGAACTGGTGGCCTCGGCGCGAGTCACCCGGATGGCCCACGAGATGATCCCGGACGTGCAGGTCGGGTGCATGATCCTGGCGATGCCGACATACCCGTTGACCCCGGACCCGCGCGACGTACTGGCCGCGAAGAAGGCCGAAGAGGTCAACTACGCCTTCGCCGACGTGCACTGCCGCGGCGAATACCCCGGCTACCTGCTGCGACGCTTCCACGAGGAGGGCATCGAGCTGGACATCACCGAACAGGACCGGGCAGACCTGAAACACACCGTCGACTTCGTGTCCTTCAGCTACTACATGAGCGTCTGCGAGACCGCCGACCCGGCCAAGCAGGTGCGCGGACAGGGCAACATCATCGGCGGGGTACCGAACCCGACCATCCCGGCCAGCGAATGGGGTTGGCAGATCGACCCGGTGGGCTTGCGCATCGTGCTGAACGACTACTGGCAGCGATGGGGCAAACCGTTGTTCGTCGTGGAGAACGGCCTCGGCGCGAAGGACGAACTCGTCCAGGTCGACGGGGCGTGGACGGTCGAGGACGACTACCGCATCGCCTATCTGAACGATCACCTGGTGCAGGTCCGTGAAGCGCTCGCCGACGGCGTACAGCTGCTCGGGTACACCACGTGGGGGCCGATCGATCTGGTCAGCGCATCGACGGCGGAGCTGTCGAAGAGGTACGGCTTCATCTACGTGGACCGGCACGACGACGGTTCAGGCACCTTGACCCGCTATCGGAAGAAGTCCTTCGACTGGTACCGCGAGGTGATCGCCACGCGAGGCGCTTCGCTGCGTTGACGGCCGGTCGCCGGTGGCCGGGTGACCTCGCGGGGGCGTCCGGCCACCGACGGCGTCATTTCTGGAGGAGCAGCCCGAGGCGACGCCGCGCCAGCCACAGCCCGCAGGCCCCCATGACGGCCAGGTAGACCACGGAGACGACGCTCGCCTGGAAGGACCCCCAGCTGACGGACTACCGCCGAAACTGACGGGGTGTCCGCGTAGGCCAGCACGATCTTTGAGCGCTGCACCAGCCGCGCCGGAGATGTCGGACGGCGTACCAACCCCGCGAGGACCGCCCGCTCATGATCGGTCAGGACAAGCGACTTCGCGACAGGACCCGGCGTACCCTAATCCTGCCCAATGACTAGCGAATTAACGACTCATAACACTAGCACTGTTGAGAGCATGAAGATGTGGCGGATGTTGTCGAAGAAATTCTGGAGACCGTTGTCGCCCAACGATTCGGGAACTACGAAGAAGTCGAAAAGTAACCCAAGGTCGGATCCGCAAATGTTCCGACGACGAGCCCGCGGTCGAGGAAGCGGTTGAACTCCTCGCAGCTGGTTTCGGGCAACAGGGCGCAACCATGACAGGCCGCCAAGTTGCAGGAATCCGGACCCTGTCCCTTGTCACCAGCATCCATACACACCGGGTCGGCGGAACACCAGCGGGCATCCGAGATCGCCGAGGCGAACACCGACAGCAGATTGTCGGGACGGGCCATCCGGACCAGACCTCCCATCGTTCCTTCGGAGTCGCCAGCGGCTGTGTAGATAAGGAGGCCTGCCATCTCGCGCCCGGAGGTGGTCGAGACGTAGAGCCGCTCACGGAGCGAAGCAGAGCTGTAGCCGCAGGCAAACACCAACTGGTTGATCAACAAATGTCCCAGCGTGTGCAGCAACACGAAGCGCGGCGTTAGGGTGCGCTCTTGGAGGCCACGCTGGGAGGCCACCTGTCCATAGTGGTCAGTAATCTGTTGAGCGCGCGCTTGGACCTCGGCGCGGGCTTCCCAGCCTCCCAGCCGAACCGGGTCAAGCTCGAAATAGATGCCTTCACCCTTCACCACGTAAGCCGGCAGCCAGTCCTGGACGGGCGGCAGTGGCTGTCGGCGCAGCAACGCCTTGCCAGCGCTCAGCTTCAATACATCATCCCGAACTCGGGTGAAGCCTCTGAGTGCTCTGGTCTCGCGGAGAACATCGACCGAGCGGACTCGCTCCAGATAGGGGTTGAGGTTTATGTGGATGCCAGGGTTGGTGGCTGTCAGGTAGTCGTCCTTGGGGACTTCCCGGATGTGTTTGAACTCGGGGTAGCGCCATTCGTCATCTCCGGTGAGGACTTCGGCATCAGAGTTTTCGCCAGACTCGGGTTCCTCTGCTCCGACGCCGAGGAGGTCGAGGTATCCAGCGATCAGTTCATCGTCAGCGATTGGGACAAATAGCTCCGGCGGAACATTCTTGAGCAGCTGGGCTCGCAACATCTCAACCTCGAGTTTCTCCCCGAAGATGCTATGCAAGGTTCGCATTGTCGTGCTAACTGCCGGGTGGCGCATCAATTCGTGCATTTCGGCACTGACCGCGCCTTCCTTGCGCGGCAGGTAGATCGAGGACTCGACCTTCGGGAAGTACACGTTTCCGGCAGCGCGCAGAGCGCCGCGCATGGGCTGTTCGCAGGCTCCGTCAGGCAGGCCGAGCCACGGCCGGGCGCCCGTGCAGAGGTAGGGGTCCTCTGGTGAGCACAACTGATCGCTGAGGTTTGTTCGCTCTTCCCCATTGACGAATCGGGCCTCGGTGATGCCGCGTAGCGTCCGTTCTTTCTCGCAGCCATCACAAACAACCCGCTGGCCTTCGAGTCCGCCTCCACCGACTGACTTCAGGCGCAGCGTTCCCGTACACGAGGGTCGGCGGGCGCGGTGAACCCATTTGTCGAACGGGAAGTCATCGAGATGACCGGCGGCGCAGACGGCCACGAAGGGCACTTGTGACATGCGCGGCTTGTACTTCCAGTCAGCGTGTTTCTTGTCCTTGCAGACGACCGCCTGCTGCATTGTGAGAGTCGACAGTTCAAGGCGTTTGCAGAACATACAGAAGCACCAGCGCGGGAATCGAAGCACCGGCACAGTGAGCTTGACATT
It contains:
- a CDS encoding S1 family peptidase, which gives rise to MSKSSRKGRLLSVAAATMLVGGLLTPCTTHASPPADPTPSPRIIGGVQAEENEFPFMVSIQAGERHFCGGSLIDANTVLTAAHCVSERVGSTAQGVNLVIGRTTLSDSSQGITRKIKVVNGQADITIHPRYAVIAGYDAALLRLNEPVHGITPVALPPRGATGLTTSGRATVIGWGTVDPSGERDMPDGLRKVTIPLHSTAACAEDGGHEYNAATDLCGGSAGKGACFSDSGGPLVRRHAGRLYQIGIVSWGKACGHAEHHSFFTSTASSTLWNTFRS
- a CDS encoding tyrosine phenol-lyase, which gives rise to MSPVRTQAAEPYRIKTVEPLTMTTRAQREQAIKDAGYNTFLLPSKLCYIDLLTDSGTSAMSDQQWAHMMVGDEAYAGAKSFDLLKEAVEEVYGFPYVVPTHQGRGAEHLISRILIKPGMHVPGNMYFTTTRLHQEMAGATFHDVIIDEAHDPTAPHPFKGNVDLDKFQKLIDEVGADKIAYINVALTVNLAGGQPVSMENIRAVRRVCDDHKIIMWSDATRLAENAYFIQEREEGYADKSCAEIVKEQLSYFDGLTMSGKKDCLVNIGGFLAMRDERILVAARELVVVFEGMPSYGGLAGRDLEAMAVGLREAVDDHYLAHRIGQVRYLGERLLEAGIPIVEPIGGHAVFLDARRFLPHVPQEEYPAQALAAELYVESGVRSMERGNVSSGRGADGKDRFPALELVRLTIPRRVYTDRHMDVVADAVIECYRNREHIKGLKFVYESPTLRFFTSRFEPLT
- a CDS encoding PrsW family intramembrane metalloprotease produces the protein MNDLRRGERLATANQKPGDEFYRPRSALWWFYLISCALCGIALAVFLWPRVAPPAGTLLLTSPLSLGGVALFVLAMAACDPYRARRPRIMLAAFVSGATIAAYLSVKVNAALPVVVLHLLGEQSAQQWFAGLVGPTSEEWMKTACILLVMLIARETMTRPMHGLMVGGFVGLGFQVLENLSYLAKGALDSPDSDIKGLLLVGFVRFFSGFTSHQLYSAIIGVGVAVLLGRVVGDKWSLNRRLLVFTGFYALGWFIHFLWNSPAPTAWGNAGVIALMPVKIACYLAMLTPVLRWVWRQERDYLRAAASAVTGDQLDELENAAIGDRRTRRSFVKETRRRGGRSGVRRARHEMRIYLERLQEWGRCSAGADTPGIRKTL
- a CDS encoding D-arabinono-1,4-lactone oxidase, with the translated sequence MMRGSLSTGGFATEGVSWSEEVAPWRNWAGTVEAFPARRVSARDEDEVAAVLSEAAAEGLRVKAVGAGHSFTGAAYTDGVLLDLSGVAGLREVVVDEAGIRVRVGAGTTLHALNALLDEAGLAVPNLGDIDAQTIAGAISTGTHGTGAVFGGLSSFVTGLRMVMADGRVVACSRTEEPELFAAACVGLGAFGVVVEVELGCVPAFRVRAVESPEKLSELLPRLDEVMTERDHVEFFWFPHTDSCLVKRNDRLPPEDRSGAPLPEWRRRWADDVVDNRLFAAANRAATLRPSWVPAVNQIGAKVISRREYTDVSHRVFVSPRTVRFRESEYAVPRDAVGEILVFLRDWFERTGEPVTFPLEVRYSAADDLWLSTGSGRETAYIAVHQYVGQDHTRVFRVFEDVMERHDGRPHWGKLHRLTAERLAALYPRFGDAVRVRDRVDPGRLFANPYLDRVLGE
- a CDS encoding MFS transporter, coding for MTVVPLPGHAPERLEAAKVATSLVFAINGWTFATWAGRIPTLREDLGLTPGQLGLLMLIGSAGSLIGLPFAGRLVHRYGAAWSVRTGAALTLSALMVVGFTAGVHHSVPATMLPLFLSMLGIGVWDVSMNIEGAAVEHHLGRTIMSRYHAAFSLGTVLSALLSSGLTAARVPIVAHFWVAAPLIFLAVALCVRSFLPRAEETDEPEPYEPEPYEPEPSATTAVDPSAGGSAWREPRTLLIGLVTMVAAFTEGAANDWLSVAFIDGYHLPQWAGVLGFAVFLGFMTAGRWFGAPLLDRYGRVPVLRSLFVLAGAGSLLVVFGSAPLAYLGAAIWGIGVSLGFPVGMSAAADDPARAATRMSVVSTIAYGAFLMGPPGLGWLGDHVGVLRALGVVSALLIVALAAVPAVRESSRGEWPEKVGGPRTSSEN
- a CDS encoding alanine racemase; this translates as MNAHRGEPGEDIRAAVHTAHATGRVNAPAAVVDLTAFTANAELLRTCAAGRLIRVATKSVRCRPLLERTLALPGFAGLMAFSLAEALWLADSPDSTFHDVLVAYPSTDRTAWARLTSSATAAQRITVMIDDENQLGDTTDTAAPVQICLDVDASLRIGPAHLGARRSPLRTPEQVVALARRVATRPGCQVAGLMFYDAQIAGLPDRSMAVRAVKALSDRELRMRRGEVVAAVAAELERLGVPPLRLVNGGGSGSLRVTGADPCLTEVAAGSGLYAPTAFDGYRGWSPRPALFVVVPVVRRPAPGMVTVFGGGYVASGAAGRSRLPRPVWPTGLRLTAAEGAGEVQTPLRVARGAHIPQVGELVWLRPTKAGEPLERFGQVSLVEGGRWHGMVPTYRGEGRSFG